A genome region from Rhodopseudomonas boonkerdii includes the following:
- the ybeY gene encoding rRNA maturation RNase YbeY: protein MTIHIPPATEVLVVADCWSAEPEADAIIHRAIEAASGMVEDDTADAELAVMLTDDTGIRTLNNNWRGFDKATNVLSFPALQPPEGAEVPDDMPKMLGDIAIAYETTRREADEEAKPFANHLSHLAVHGFLHLVGYDHENEEEAEEMEQMEREILATLGIPDPYADSDPQASRGEVI from the coding sequence ATGACCATCCATATTCCACCCGCGACCGAAGTTCTCGTCGTCGCCGATTGCTGGTCCGCCGAGCCCGAGGCCGACGCGATCATTCACCGTGCCATCGAGGCCGCATCGGGCATGGTGGAGGACGACACCGCCGATGCCGAACTCGCCGTCATGCTCACGGACGACACCGGCATCCGCACGCTGAACAACAACTGGCGCGGCTTCGACAAGGCCACCAACGTTCTGTCGTTTCCAGCCCTGCAGCCGCCCGAAGGCGCCGAGGTGCCCGACGACATGCCGAAAATGCTCGGCGACATTGCCATCGCCTATGAAACGACACGCCGCGAGGCCGACGAGGAAGCGAAACCGTTCGCCAATCATCTCAGCCATCTCGCCGTGCACGGCTTCCTGCATCTCGTCGGTTACGATCACGAGAATGAAGAAGAAGCCGAGGAAATGGAGCAGATGGAGCGCGAGATTCTGGCGACGCTCGGAATCCCCGACCCCTATGCGGATAGCGATCCGCAAGCCAGCCGGGGCGAGGTGATCTGA
- a CDS encoding PAS domain-containing methyl-accepting chemotaxis protein, translating into MALIEFNLDGTIITANENFLATMGYTLAEIRGKHHSMFVMPDTRNSAAYRDFWGVLNRGIYQSGEFKRLGKDGREVWIHGSYNPILDEAGKPMGVVKFCSDITVQKVRSLEDRGKIAAIERAQAVIEFDLDGTILDANQIFLDVMGYSLNEIRGKHHSMFVTPADRNGAAYRDFWAGLNRGEYQAAEYKRIGKGGREVWILATYNPILDESGKPLKIIKFASDVTEQKLRAANFSGQIEAIGKSQAVVEFNLDGIVLNANQNFLSVMDYVLSEIQDKHHSMFVPDEERGGDAYRAFWASLRRGEYQAAEYKRVGKNGKQVWIQASYNPIFDLNGAPYKVVKYASDVTAQVIARKKSERVRDMMESVAAGAEELNASVREISEAMTKSRETAMSAVGKVDEADSQAQRLSAAAQAMSGILDLIGNITGQINLLALNATIESARAGEAGRGFAVVASEVKNLATQAKQATDRISSEIGSLNGISADVVNALNAIKSEIQHVSEYVTATAAAVEEQSVVTNEMSSSMQRAAEEAAGIGR; encoded by the coding sequence ATGGCGCTGATCGAATTCAATCTCGACGGCACGATCATCACGGCCAATGAGAATTTTCTGGCGACGATGGGTTACACGCTCGCCGAAATTCGGGGCAAGCATCACAGCATGTTCGTGATGCCCGACACGCGCAACAGCGCCGCCTATCGCGATTTCTGGGGCGTGTTGAATCGCGGCATCTATCAATCCGGCGAGTTCAAGCGCCTTGGCAAGGATGGCCGAGAGGTCTGGATCCATGGTTCCTACAACCCGATTCTGGACGAAGCGGGAAAGCCCATGGGCGTCGTCAAGTTCTGCAGCGACATCACCGTGCAGAAGGTTCGCAGCCTTGAGGACAGGGGTAAGATCGCCGCCATTGAGCGTGCGCAGGCTGTCATCGAATTCGATCTGGACGGAACTATCCTCGATGCCAACCAGATCTTTCTCGATGTCATGGGCTATTCGCTGAATGAAATTCGCGGCAAGCACCACAGCATGTTCGTAACGCCGGCAGATCGCAACGGCGCTGCCTATCGCGATTTCTGGGCCGGCCTCAACCGGGGCGAATATCAGGCCGCCGAATACAAGCGGATCGGCAAGGGCGGCAGGGAGGTCTGGATACTGGCCACCTACAATCCGATCCTTGATGAGAGCGGCAAGCCTCTCAAGATCATCAAATTCGCCTCCGACGTGACCGAACAGAAACTGCGCGCCGCGAACTTCTCCGGGCAGATCGAGGCGATCGGAAAGTCGCAGGCGGTGGTCGAGTTCAATCTCGATGGCATCGTGCTCAATGCGAATCAGAACTTCCTGTCGGTCATGGACTATGTGCTGTCCGAGATTCAGGACAAGCATCACAGCATGTTTGTGCCGGATGAAGAGCGCGGCGGCGATGCCTACCGGGCGTTCTGGGCGAGCCTGCGGCGCGGCGAATATCAGGCTGCCGAATACAAGCGGGTTGGCAAGAACGGCAAGCAGGTCTGGATTCAGGCGTCCTACAATCCGATCTTCGATCTCAACGGCGCGCCCTACAAGGTGGTTAAATACGCGTCCGACGTCACCGCGCAGGTGATCGCGCGGAAGAAGAGCGAGCGTGTGCGCGACATGATGGAATCGGTCGCGGCGGGGGCGGAAGAACTCAATGCGTCGGTGCGCGAGATTTCCGAAGCGATGACGAAGTCGCGCGAGACGGCGATGTCGGCGGTTGGCAAGGTCGATGAGGCCGACAGTCAGGCACAGCGCCTGTCGGCGGCCGCGCAGGCGATGAGTGGCATCTTGGATCTGATCGGGAATATCACCGGCCAGATCAATCTGCTGGCGCTCAATGCTACGATCGAATCGGCACGGGCAGGCGAGGCCGGACGCGGCTTTGCCGTGGTCGCATCCGAGGTGAAGAATCTTGCGACCCAGGCGAAGCAGGCAACCGACAGGATATCCAGCGAGATCGGCAGCCTCAACGGCATTTCGGCGGATGTCGTCAATGCACTAAACGCGATCAAGAGCGAGATCCAGCACGTGAGTGAATATGTCACCGCGACTGCTGCGGCGGTGGAAGAGCAGAGCGTGGTGACGAACGAGATGTCATCAAGCATGCAGCGCGCCGCGGAAGAGGCGGCGGGCATCGGAAGATAA
- a CDS encoding PhoH family protein, translated as MAKSASDSSTLAARKPDFTASAETQVVIDFDDNRAASALVGPYGQNLALIERRLNVVVDSRGNHITLTGTRDACDAGRRVLEMLYTQAAQGIELAQGDVEGAIRATLAQGSLFPFDPKHPSKPISNFEAINLRKRPVRARTAAQDSYIRALKSNELVFGVGPAGTGKTWLAVAHACMLFERKEVDRIILSRPAVEAGERLGFLPGDLKEKVDPYLRPIYDALYDLMDARIVERALQANEIEIAPLAFMRGRTLTNAAIILDEAQNTTSMQMKMFLTRLGENSRMIITGDPSQVDLPNGQVSGLSEAVRLLDGVQGIAQVHFKGEDVVRHELVARIVAAYEGAAPKAQAAKS; from the coding sequence TTGGCAAAGAGTGCATCGGATTCGTCTACGCTCGCTGCTCGCAAACCCGACTTCACCGCTTCAGCCGAGACGCAGGTCGTCATCGACTTCGATGACAACCGCGCGGCTTCTGCACTGGTCGGCCCCTACGGCCAGAACCTCGCGCTGATCGAGCGACGTCTGAATGTCGTCGTCGATTCGCGCGGCAATCACATCACCCTCACCGGCACCCGCGACGCCTGCGACGCCGGGCGGCGCGTGCTGGAAATGCTCTATACGCAGGCCGCGCAGGGCATCGAACTCGCGCAGGGCGATGTCGAAGGCGCGATCCGCGCCACGCTGGCGCAGGGCTCGCTGTTTCCGTTCGATCCGAAGCATCCGTCGAAACCGATCTCGAATTTCGAGGCGATCAATCTGCGCAAGCGCCCGGTGCGGGCGCGCACGGCAGCACAGGATTCCTATATCCGCGCGCTGAAGAGCAACGAACTCGTGTTCGGCGTCGGCCCGGCCGGCACCGGCAAGACCTGGCTCGCGGTGGCGCATGCCTGCATGCTGTTCGAACGCAAGGAAGTCGATCGCATCATCCTGTCGCGCCCCGCCGTGGAAGCCGGCGAGCGCCTGGGCTTCCTGCCCGGCGACCTCAAGGAAAAGGTAGATCCGTATCTGCGTCCGATCTATGACGCGCTCTACGACCTGATGGATGCGCGCATCGTCGAGCGCGCGCTGCAGGCCAACGAGATCGAAATCGCGCCGCTCGCCTTCATGCGCGGCCGCACGCTGACCAACGCGGCGATCATTCTCGACGAAGCGCAGAACACCACATCGATGCAGATGAAGATGTTTCTGACGCGTCTCGGCGAGAACAGCCGCATGATCATCACCGGCGACCCGTCGCAGGTCGACTTGCCGAACGGTCAGGTCTCCGGCCTGTCCGAAGCCGTGCGCCTGCTCGACGGCGTGCAGGGCATCGCGCAGGTGCATTTCAAGGGCGAGGACGTGGTGCGCCATGAGCTGGTGGCACGCATCGTCGCCGCCTATGAGGGAGCGGCACCCAAAGCCCAGGCTGCCAAGAGCTGA
- the miaB gene encoding tRNA (N6-isopentenyl adenosine(37)-C2)-methylthiotransferase MiaB — protein MTAPRKLHIKSFGCQMNVYDAQRMVDTLAPEGFVETASADDADLVILNTCHIREKASEKVYSELGKLRLAKAEAAQSGKQMNVVVAGCVAQAEGDEIIRRAPVVDVVVGPQSYHNLPQLLAKAKQGERALDTDFPVEDKFGFLPAPKPAAIRARGVSAFVTVQEGCDKFCTFCVVPYTRGAEVSRPVAQIVEDTKRLADNGVREITLIGQNVNGYHGEGPDGRPWALGTLIFRLAEIPGIARIRYSTSHPRDVEDTLIQAHRDLPQLMPFVHLPVQSGSDRILAAMNRKHTADDYRRVIDRFRAARQDIAFTSDFIVGFPGETEPDFADTLALVTQIGYAGAYSFKYSPRPGTPAAELQETVSQADMDERLTRLQTLIDSQQAAFNKVAIGQTVDVLFERAARNPGQIVGRTAFLQPAHVMASEDIIGQVLPVHIESLERYSLIGTLAQGTSASASRPNLSPPELSQPVLTATGA, from the coding sequence ATGACCGCGCCGCGCAAGCTGCACATCAAATCCTTCGGCTGCCAGATGAACGTCTACGATGCCCAGCGCATGGTGGACACGCTGGCGCCTGAAGGCTTCGTCGAGACGGCCAGCGCCGACGATGCGGATCTGGTGATCCTCAACACCTGCCACATCCGCGAGAAGGCCTCGGAGAAGGTCTATTCGGAGCTGGGCAAGCTGCGCCTCGCCAAGGCCGAGGCGGCGCAAAGCGGCAAGCAGATGAATGTCGTGGTGGCCGGCTGCGTCGCGCAGGCCGAGGGCGACGAGATCATCCGTCGCGCGCCCGTGGTCGATGTCGTGGTCGGGCCGCAGAGCTATCACAACCTGCCGCAGCTGCTCGCCAAAGCGAAGCAGGGCGAACGCGCGCTGGATACGGACTTTCCGGTCGAGGACAAGTTTGGCTTCCTGCCGGCGCCAAAGCCCGCGGCGATCCGCGCCCGCGGCGTCTCCGCTTTCGTGACGGTGCAGGAAGGCTGCGACAAGTTCTGCACGTTCTGCGTCGTGCCCTATACGCGCGGCGCGGAAGTGTCGCGCCCGGTGGCGCAGATCGTCGAGGATACAAAGCGCCTCGCCGACAACGGCGTGCGCGAGATCACGCTGATCGGCCAGAACGTCAACGGCTATCACGGCGAAGGTCCGGACGGGCGCCCGTGGGCGCTGGGCACGCTGATCTTCCGCCTCGCCGAGATTCCCGGCATCGCCCGCATCCGCTATTCCACCAGCCATCCGCGCGATGTCGAGGATACGCTGATACAGGCGCATCGCGATCTGCCGCAGCTGATGCCTTTCGTGCATCTGCCGGTGCAGTCCGGTTCGGACCGGATTCTGGCGGCCATGAACAGAAAACACACGGCAGACGACTATCGCAGGGTCATCGACCGTTTTCGCGCCGCACGGCAAGACATTGCTTTTACGTCGGATTTCATTGTCGGCTTTCCCGGCGAGACGGAACCGGACTTTGCCGACACACTCGCACTCGTCACACAAATCGGTTACGCTGGCGCGTATTCCTTCAAGTATTCGCCGCGGCCGGGTACGCCGGCTGCGGAATTGCAGGAGACGGTGTCACAGGCCGACATGGACGAGCGACTGACGCGGCTACAGACTCTGATCGACAGCCAGCAAGCGGCCTTCAACAAGGTTGCCATCGGCCAGACTGTCGATGTGCTGTTCGAGCGCGCCGCCCGCAATCCGGGCCAGATCGTCGGCCGCACCGCCTTTCTCCAGCCCGCTCATGTGATGGCGTCCGAGGACATCATCGGCCAGGTGCTGCCGGTCCATATCGAAAGCCTCGAGCGTTACAGCCTGATCGGCACGCTGGCGCAAGGTACCTCCGCATCAGCTTCGCGCCCTAACCTTTCACCGCCTGAGTTATCGCAGCCAGTCCTCACCGCCACGGGAGCCTGA
- a CDS encoding Fur family transcriptional regulator — MNVLKSTSSKVSGIEARCAATGMRMTEQRRVIARVLAEADDHPDVEELYRRCVAIDDKISISTVYRTVKLFEDAGIIERHDFREGRARYETMRDTHHDHLINLRDGTVIEFTSEAIEKLQAEVAAKLGYKLVDHRLELYCVPLDEDKSGK; from the coding sequence ATGAATGTTTTGAAATCGACATCTTCCAAAGTGAGCGGCATCGAAGCGCGCTGCGCTGCAACGGGCATGCGCATGACGGAACAGCGCCGCGTGATCGCGCGCGTGCTGGCGGAAGCCGACGATCATCCCGACGTGGAAGAACTCTATCGCCGCTGCGTCGCCATCGACGACAAGATTTCGATCTCGACGGTGTATCGCACCGTCAAACTGTTCGAGGATGCCGGCATCATCGAACGTCATGACTTCCGCGAAGGCCGCGCGCGCTACGAGACCATGCGCGACACGCATCACGATCACCTGATCAATCTGCGTGACGGAACCGTCATCGAATTCACTTCTGAAGCGATCGAGAAGTTGCAGGCTGAAGTCGCCGCCAAGCTCGGCTACAAGCTCGTCGATCACCGGCTCGAGCTGTATTGCGTACCGCTCGACGAGGACAAATCGGGCAAGTGA
- a CDS encoding hemolysin family protein, translating to MPEGDSNNGKPNGTTNLPAVVHDGEVMRPAAESWLTRAIRSLFGWKTGSVRADLQVVLDASEPEETGFSTVERTMLRNILGLNERRIADVMVHRSDIVAVKQDISLGELMSLFESAGHSRLVVYNETLDDPVGIVHIRDLLGYMTIKARSEPKPSVAKRKKPLPAGLDLRSVDLAQTVAETGIIRKLLYVPPSMRAIDLLAQMQAARLHLALVVDEYGGTDGLVSIEDIVEQIVGEIDDEHDSEEPPSIVKQGDYFIADARTSLDDARKMIGQDFETGEDGEDVETLGGYIVTHVGRLPVRGEVIAGPGEFEIEVLDADPRRVKRLRIGPRKERPAPRVREPRKRGAAPDTAHSQANAPANPPPSGDSAGTP from the coding sequence ATGCCGGAGGGCGATAGTAACAACGGCAAGCCGAACGGGACGACCAATCTGCCTGCGGTGGTGCATGACGGCGAGGTCATGCGCCCCGCCGCCGAAAGCTGGCTCACACGCGCCATCCGATCGCTGTTCGGATGGAAGACCGGATCGGTGCGCGCCGATCTGCAGGTGGTGCTCGATGCATCCGAACCGGAGGAGACCGGCTTCTCCACCGTCGAGCGCACCATGCTGCGCAACATCCTCGGCCTCAACGAACGCCGCATTGCCGATGTGATGGTGCACCGCTCCGATATCGTCGCGGTGAAGCAGGACATTTCGCTCGGCGAGTTGATGAGCCTGTTCGAGAGCGCCGGTCATTCGCGCCTCGTCGTCTATAACGAAACGCTCGACGATCCCGTCGGCATCGTTCATATCCGCGACCTGCTCGGCTACATGACCATCAAGGCCCGTAGCGAACCGAAGCCCAGCGTTGCAAAGCGCAAGAAGCCGCTGCCTGCGGGCCTCGACCTGCGCAGCGTCGATCTGGCGCAAACCGTTGCGGAGACCGGCATCATCCGCAAGCTGCTCTATGTGCCGCCCTCCATGCGCGCCATCGACCTGCTGGCGCAGATGCAGGCCGCACGGCTGCATCTGGCGCTCGTGGTAGACGAGTATGGCGGCACCGACGGCCTCGTATCCATCGAGGACATTGTCGAGCAGATCGTCGGCGAGATCGACGACGAGCACGACAGCGAGGAGCCGCCCTCCATCGTCAAGCAAGGCGACTACTTCATCGCCGATGCGCGCACCAGTCTGGACGACGCACGCAAGATGATCGGCCAGGATTTCGAAACCGGCGAAGACGGCGAGGATGTCGAAACACTGGGCGGCTACATCGTCACCCATGTCGGTCGCCTGCCCGTGCGCGGCGAAGTGATTGCCGGCCCCGGCGAATTCGAGATCGAAGTGCTCGACGCCGATCCGCGCCGCGTCAAGCGGCTTCGCATCGGCCCGCGCAAGGAGCGCCCCGCTCCGCGCGTCCGCGAACCGCGCAAGCGCGGCGCTGCACCCGACACCGCTCATTCGCAAGCGAACGCTCCTGCGAATCCGCCCCCCTCCGGAGACAGCGCGGGAACGCCGTGA
- a CDS encoding NifU family protein encodes MFIQTEATPNPATLKFIPGRDVLTSGTMEFTSPEAASRSPLAEKLFAVKGVTGVFYGADFVTVTKDDSDWQHLKPAILGAIMEHYMSGAPLLADGSAPEGDISDDDEFFDDNDAETVDTIKDLIETRVRPAVANDGGDITFRGFKDGVVYLAMKGACSGCPSSTATLQHGIQNLLKHFVPEVQEVRPI; translated from the coding sequence ATGTTCATCCAGACCGAAGCGACCCCCAATCCCGCCACGCTGAAATTCATTCCGGGCCGGGACGTGCTGACCAGCGGCACCATGGAATTTACCTCTCCCGAAGCGGCGTCCCGCTCGCCGCTCGCGGAAAAACTGTTTGCCGTCAAGGGCGTCACCGGCGTGTTCTATGGCGCCGATTTCGTCACCGTGACCAAGGATGACAGCGACTGGCAGCACCTCAAGCCCGCGATTCTTGGCGCCATCATGGAACACTACATGTCCGGCGCACCGCTGCTCGCCGATGGCAGCGCGCCCGAAGGTGACATTTCCGATGACGACGAGTTCTTCGACGATAACGATGCCGAGACCGTCGATACCATAAAGGACCTGATCGAAACCCGCGTGCGCCCGGCCGTCGCCAATGACGGCGGCGACATCACCTTCCGCGGCTTCAAGGACGGCGTGGTTTATCTCGCAATGAAAGGCGCCTGCTCGGGCTGCCCGTCATCGACGGCCACGCTGCAGCATGGCATCCAGAATCTGCTGAAGCATTTCGTGCCGGAAGTACAGGAAGTGCGGCCGATCTAG
- a CDS encoding HAD family hydrolase → MTALSSPNPSSSFDLVIFDCDGVLVDSEALACVVHADVLTAYGYAITAAQVHERFLGRSAREARAEVEAEMGRVLPDAYTDSLRSTIDRVFGEQLQPVPHIGDVLTSLTQKKCVASSGTPTRIRSSLTTTKLIHHFGEHLYSALQVERGKPAPDLFLFAAAQMGIDPAHCVVIEDSIHGVTGAVAAGMTVFGFHGGTHCSPATAGALQAAGAHLVFDDMRRLPALIEAGVPGSRAFDPDDRM, encoded by the coding sequence GTGACGGCGCTTTCTTCCCCCAACCCTTCTTCCAGCTTCGATCTCGTCATCTTTGATTGCGACGGTGTACTCGTCGACAGCGAGGCGCTGGCCTGCGTGGTGCATGCGGATGTGCTGACGGCCTATGGCTATGCCATCACCGCCGCGCAGGTGCATGAACGTTTCCTCGGCCGTTCGGCGCGCGAGGCGCGGGCGGAAGTCGAGGCCGAGATGGGCCGCGTGCTGCCGGACGCGTATACGGACTCGCTGCGTTCCACCATCGATCGGGTGTTCGGCGAGCAGCTGCAGCCGGTTCCGCATATCGGTGACGTGCTGACAAGCCTCACGCAGAAGAAATGCGTGGCTTCGTCCGGCACGCCGACGCGGATTCGCAGCAGCCTCACCACCACGAAACTGATCCACCATTTCGGCGAGCACCTCTATTCGGCGCTGCAGGTGGAGCGGGGCAAACCGGCGCCGGACCTGTTCCTGTTCGCGGCAGCGCAGATGGGGATCGATCCCGCCCACTGCGTGGTGATCGAGGACAGCATCCACGGCGTCACGGGAGCCGTGGCGGCAGGCATGACGGTGTTCGGCTTCCATGGCGGCACTCATTGCAGCCCGGCCACCGCAGGGGCCCTGCAGGCCGCCGGCGCGCATCTCGTCTTCGACGACATGCGCCGGCTGCCGGCGCTGATCGAGGCTGGCGTGCCTGGCTCACGCGCCTTCGATCCGGACGATCGCATGTAA
- the rimI gene encoding ribosomal protein S18-alanine N-acetyltransferase, whose protein sequence is MTLLSWLPSFRPAPAVVEPAVPKDAAQLARLHAASFHRGWGDGEFEQMLHEENTLIHRLRQGRHLIGFAASRLAVDEAEILSIAVAPEQRGRGLSRDLLLTHLGHLAGRSVRTVFLEVEENNMPARRLYDRTGFTVVGRRERYYKEANGVELNALIMRRDLS, encoded by the coding sequence ATGACACTGCTGTCCTGGTTACCATCCTTTCGTCCCGCGCCGGCGGTGGTCGAGCCGGCAGTGCCAAAGGATGCCGCGCAACTCGCACGCCTGCACGCCGCATCGTTTCACCGCGGCTGGGGCGACGGCGAGTTCGAGCAGATGCTGCACGAGGAGAACACGCTGATCCATCGCCTGCGACAGGGCCGCCATCTCATTGGCTTTGCGGCATCGCGGCTGGCCGTAGACGAAGCGGAAATCCTCTCCATCGCGGTAGCGCCGGAGCAGCGCGGCCGCGGCCTGTCACGCGATCTGCTTCTCACCCACCTCGGCCATCTCGCCGGCCGCAGCGTGCGCACCGTGTTCCTCGAAGTGGAGGAGAACAATATGCCGGCGCGGCGGCTCTATGACCGCACGGGTTTTACGGTGGTCGGGCGGCGCGAGCGCTATTACAAGGAAGCGAACGGCGTCGAATTGAATGCCCTGATCATGCGCCGCGACTTGTCCTGA
- the tsaB gene encoding tRNA (adenosine(37)-N6)-threonylcarbamoyltransferase complex dimerization subunit type 1 TsaB, producing MIILAIDTALDACAAGILDTGTGHLIAHESLPMARGHAEALMPLLARVMTQSGIAFAELDRIAVTTGPGSFTGLRVGLSAGRGIGLAAGKPVVGVTTLAAYAAPVVSRNGDVPVIASIDARHDHVYFQAVSGNGTSLQRPCVIPINEAIEAARFGAPHLVGNAANLLAARWPADALQPVAIDEQAAPEISWVAWLGAAVDPQTALARPFYLRAPDAKPQSSLMGGLHQTQPAP from the coding sequence ATGATTATCCTCGCCATCGATACGGCACTCGACGCCTGCGCCGCCGGTATTTTAGATACCGGCACCGGGCACTTGATCGCGCATGAATCGCTACCGATGGCGCGCGGCCATGCGGAAGCGCTGATGCCGCTGCTGGCGCGCGTGATGACGCAATCCGGGATCGCCTTTGCCGAGCTCGACCGCATCGCCGTTACCACCGGGCCAGGCAGCTTTACCGGCCTGCGGGTGGGGCTTTCCGCCGGCCGCGGCATCGGGCTTGCCGCCGGCAAGCCCGTGGTCGGCGTCACCACGCTGGCGGCCTATGCGGCGCCGGTGGTGAGTCGAAATGGTGATGTCCCGGTGATCGCCAGCATCGATGCGCGACACGACCATGTGTATTTCCAGGCGGTGAGCGGCAATGGCACCTCGCTGCAGCGACCTTGCGTCATTCCGATCAACGAGGCGATCGAGGCGGCGCGCTTCGGGGCACCGCATCTGGTCGGCAATGCCGCAAACCTGCTGGCTGCGCGCTGGCCGGCCGACGCGCTGCAACCGGTTGCCATCGATGAACAGGCCGCGCCGGAGATATCCTGGGTGGCGTGGCTCGGCGCCGCCGTCGATCCGCAGACCGCTCTGGCGCGTCCATTCTATCTGCGCGCGCCCGATGCCAAGCCGCAATCGAGTCTGATGGGCGGCCTCCACCAGACGCAGCCAGCGCCATGA
- the lnt gene encoding apolipoprotein N-acyltransferase, which produces MIPKQLRNIALSIILAWGWKRAAIAFLAGAASSLAMAPFNAWPILFITFPVVVWLIDGAAAGKMRGIPAAAMAGWWFGFGYFVPGLYWIGYAFLVDAETFAWLLPAAICGLPAYLALYSALGFAIARLLWTKDASRVLALAASLTIGEWLRGHLLTGFPWNAFGYALTEPLPLAQTMSLIGLWGMTFLAVAIFAAPATLTDSSSRTQRPWLAPVLAAMLLIAMGVYGAIRLGNTPTQFVANVKLRIMQPAISQDKRFNYSAKADVMSKYLALSNRSTGPENNGVGSANVLIWPESAFPFFLSREADAMAQIADLLPKGTVLITGAVRPPDQPPGTRVTRAYNSIYVIDHDGTMLSVYDKLHLVPFGEYLPWQSLLERIGLQQLTKVHGGFIPGTRRKPMDVPGAPPMLPLICYEAVFPDDIVIQNDRPGWIVNLTNDGWFGISTGPYQHLQQSRIRAIEEGLPLVRAANTGISVVVDPVGRIIAQLGLGVEGVLDSRLPAAIQPTFYGKTGDLPAMIGIAMTIIFVARRRVRSRD; this is translated from the coding sequence GTGATCCCCAAGCAGCTACGCAATATCGCACTCAGCATCATTCTTGCCTGGGGCTGGAAGCGCGCCGCCATCGCCTTCCTTGCCGGCGCAGCCTCATCGCTGGCGATGGCGCCGTTCAATGCGTGGCCAATCCTCTTCATCACATTCCCGGTCGTCGTCTGGCTGATCGACGGCGCGGCCGCCGGCAAGATGCGGGGCATCCCTGCAGCCGCGATGGCGGGCTGGTGGTTCGGCTTCGGCTATTTCGTGCCCGGCCTCTACTGGATCGGCTATGCCTTCCTCGTCGATGCCGAGACGTTTGCCTGGCTGCTGCCGGCTGCAATCTGCGGCCTGCCCGCTTATCTCGCCCTGTATTCTGCGCTCGGCTTCGCCATCGCACGCCTGCTGTGGACGAAGGATGCCTCGCGCGTGCTCGCGCTCGCGGCCAGTCTGACCATCGGCGAGTGGCTGCGCGGACATCTGCTCACCGGCTTTCCCTGGAATGCTTTCGGCTACGCGCTGACCGAGCCGCTGCCGCTGGCGCAGACCATGTCGCTGATCGGGCTATGGGGCATGACGTTCCTTGCCGTCGCGATCTTCGCAGCGCCAGCAACACTGACGGATAGCTCCTCGCGCACGCAGCGGCCATGGCTTGCGCCCGTGCTGGCGGCGATGCTGCTGATCGCGATGGGAGTCTATGGCGCCATCCGCCTTGGAAACACGCCGACACAATTCGTCGCCAATGTGAAGCTGCGCATCATGCAGCCTGCGATCTCGCAGGACAAACGCTTCAACTATTCCGCCAAGGCGGACGTGATGAGCAAATATCTTGCGCTCTCCAATCGTTCGACCGGCCCCGAGAATAACGGCGTCGGCTCGGCTAATGTGCTGATCTGGCCGGAATCCGCTTTCCCGTTCTTCCTGTCGCGTGAGGCCGATGCGATGGCGCAGATCGCCGATCTGCTGCCAAAGGGCACCGTGCTGATTACCGGCGCCGTACGACCACCGGACCAGCCGCCCGGTACGCGCGTCACCCGCGCCTATAACTCGATTTATGTCATCGACCATGACGGCACGATGCTGTCCGTCTATGACAAGCTGCATCTGGTGCCGTTCGGCGAATATCTGCCTTGGCAGAGCCTGCTGGAGAGGATCGGGCTGCAGCAACTCACCAAGGTGCATGGCGGCTTCATCCCGGGCACGCGGCGCAAGCCGATGGATGTGCCCGGCGCACCGCCGATGCTGCCGCTGATCTGCTATGAAGCCGTATTCCCCGATGACATCGTGATCCAGAACGACCGTCCGGGATGGATCGTGAATCTCACCAATGACGGCTGGTTCGGAATTTCCACCGGCCCCTATCAGCATCTCCAGCAGAGCCGGATTCGCGCGATCGAAGAAGGACTTCCGCTGGTTCGTGCTGCGAATACCGGGATTTCCGTCGTCGTCGATCCCGTCGGCCGCATCATCGCGCAGCTCGGTCTCGGCGTCGAAGGCGTCCTCGACTCCCGCCTGCCTGCGGCGATTCAGCCCACCTTTTACGGGAAGACAGGTGATCTCCCTGCCATGATCGGTATCGCAATGACGATCATTTTCGTGGCCCGCCGTCGCGTAAGGTCCCGCGACTGA